A stretch of DNA from Arachis hypogaea cultivar Tifrunner chromosome 19, arahy.Tifrunner.gnm2.J5K5, whole genome shotgun sequence:
TTTTGTCTTCACAATTTTCCCTGCAAAGTTCAGAACCATCAATATTTACAACATGAAAAAGAACTATGGGGAAAAGTGAAACAGGGTGAACTTGTACATGATGCTACCAAATAGCATTTACCTCTTGTCAATTCTACATGTTAAAGTTCTGCTAATCATGTTCCTTAATTCTTCATCGGTCATTTTGGTCCGAGCATAACCATACACAATGAAGTTCTGCAATAAAAAACCAAAGCCTCAGAGGCAATGATCATGTCAGTTATTTAAAGTTAAGCTTTTCTTGAAACTTGAAGTAAAACTACAATGAGAAGTAGGACCTCAGGTAGCCAATCTTCATAGTAAAGAGCAAAGAGTGCTGGAAAAATCTTCTTCTTGGCAAGGTCTCCAGAAGCTCCAACAACAGTTATGCTAAGGTTGGATCCTATGCATTCTGAATCTGACAAGGGATATGATGCTTCAGTTGGTTGAGGCTTGCTATCTTCTTTGGCCAATGAACTTCCAACTGCACCTGAAAATGTATGTGGATATATGATATATGATTTCAATTTAACTACACCTTTTTCAAGCTGTGAAATTTCTGCTAAAAGAATCTAATTTAACtacacctttttcaaaattaaagttcAGAACAAGGATATAAACAGGACCCCTAAAACTTCTTTTGCAACAAGTTTTGTCCAAATTCATATACTGATAAAAAACTATGACCATTTGGCATTAAAGAAAACAAGGGCCATCATAACATAGAAGATCAGCATTCAACAACTATGAGCAAAACTTTAAATCTTGTGTGGAGCATTAAGATTTAAGAATATGAGAAAGTTAAGCTCAACCCAAAAATCAGCAAAATTCCGGCTTCATCATAACAAGAACAACAATTAAATCAAGTGGATCACGTAAAGAAACATACCATCATGGGAAGAAACGCTATTTAGTGGATGCCCATTTGAGCATTTCAGCTGAAAATTGTTCCTAGAATTGTTTCTTGGTTGAATGCAAGAATTCCATAAAGAATAAGAAGAATCTATGCTTCCAAAAAGTTGCTGTTGTTCACTCCTTAACACACAAGATGATGTGAAAATGGTTGGAGAAGGAACAATAATATTGGCCATGAAATCTTTTCACAATTCTAATGCAACGAGAAAATTCAATCTCAGAAACTACACCTAACAAGTTTGTTGAGTTCAGTGGTTTCAGTTTATATAGTTACTCGTTAAAGAAATAAAATGGATAGTCTTTTTATCTGTTAGAGACTTAGAGTTGACATCATGCCAAATTTACCCTTTGAGTTCATGGAACGACCAAACAAAATATAAGGTAGatggggggttattttgtaaaaCGCATCATACAATATCCTCAACGTGAGGCCTAAGTTTTTCTTTGCAATCATTTATATTTGTAATCGTTTTTGGTTAAAGTATATAATAAATCTTTCTATATTAGAGTATTAGTCAACTGAAAGATCTATGTGCTTTATTTTTTCAAtgataaaacaattataaatatttaatttttattaaaaaattatatgtctTTATTAAACATTTTTTCAGAAATTTGATTAGTCAAGTTAGTCTCACATGAAAGTATTATCTAAACTCATGTTTCTTATTTCCTGGAATTATTTCAACTTATATAATTTTCGGAAACCAAAATACTTATGCGTATATCGAAATAAACATTTTCTTTGTGTTTTAGTatcttagataaaaaaaaatctaagtaaACATTAAtcctatttcttttattttatttttcggtatCGTAATCTTTTCTACAATGTTTTTTGCCAATACACACACACTtatatgttttaaaataattttttaggtgctaaattcaaaagattaattaattttattgatatgACATATGATAATATTTGATTAGATGTTTgcgtaaaatttaatttaaaagatttatttgaaaagatatttggtcaacagaaaaattatttaattgtatttttactttttagCATCGAAAAACTAGGCggctttatttttcaaaattcattttttttatttatttttattctttattctatttattttagcaGACACTTTTGTACTTATTGCCAATGAGTAAGAGCTCAAATGGTATAGGTTctccatattcaattaagaggttgcgggttcgagtcttctattttaaagtcaccaaaaaaaaaaaaaagacactttTGTACTTATTAAGCAATATTTTTATTTACCAAACTTATTTCTTACcattttttaaagaaattaatTCTGATAAAGTGCTTTTTGAAACACCACAATTTTATTCCGCACCGTTGTttcagaaaagagaaaaatatacacATCACATTGATTAcattaatgaaaaagaaaaagaacttcgTTCTGCTTTCTAATGTTCCCAATTCATTCTCCGCTCAATGAAGCACTAACATTTTGAATCCCCGATCACAAGGTACGTTCCTTTTGAATCCCTATCAATCGTTCCTTCCAAATCTACATTACAACACTCTCATGTATTATATTAATCTCttaaataattcttttatttttttggtctGAATCGATGCAGTGAGTGCTCTTAATTTGGGTCAAAGAGTGTGGCATCGTCAACTATGGCCTCTTCTGGCTTCCAGCTCCTCAAACGAACCCTTGGAAACCGCTCCACCGCCGCCAGATTCTTCTCCTCCGTTTCTTCCACTCCGATCCGTGCCACTCTCTTCCCCGGCGACGGTATTGGCCCCGAAATCGCTGAATCTGTCAAACAGGTTTCAACTCTCTTTTCCCCTACAGTGTCGtatatttgtttctttcttttttttattcctttttttatgGATGGTTGATTTTGAGTGAAGGTTCTTTGTTTTACTActgtaatttataaattaatattttcagCTAAAGATGTGTGTTCTGGAAGgcatgattttattaaattacgATGACATACTTGATACACAAGTAAATAATTATGAATTGCTTGAAAtttgaagatatatatatatatatatatatatatatatatatatatatatatatatatatatatatatatatatatatatatatatatatatatatgttgttttAAGAAAATTGTGAATgctgcatgcctaatttggtttTATTTTGGATACACTTTAACAACCTGTGCTTCAATTTGTTTTGTTCCCGGTCATATTTCCCTCAGTTAGTATTGTTTCAAAGGGGGTTGTAAGATAGAATGTTTGTAGGTCTGTGTAAATGCATGATGGAAGAACTTAGATACAAGTGTGGGTGCACTTATTTGATTTATGCAGTTGCCAATGATGAATTTTTcacttgtttgattttttattttctccaggTTCAGTATCTTGCTGTATATGGTTCTTTTTATGTCTACTTGCTAGTATATTCTTAGGGAATTGCGTAGATTCTTTGAATTAGTTGTAACTCTGAATTCTTACCATTGCAATGATTAGATATTCAAAGCAGCTGATGTGCCCATAGAGTGGGAAGAGCACTATGTAGGGACTGAAATTGACCCCAGAACACAGAGCTTTCTGACATGGGAAAGTTTGGAATCAGTTCGGCAAAATCGGGTTGGCTTGAAAGGGCCAATGGCCACCCCCATTGGAAAAGGCCATCGTTCGTTGAACCTTACCCTAAGAAAAGAACTTAATTTGTATGCGAATGTTCGTCCCTGCTATAGCCTTCCTGGCTACAAAACTCGGTACGATAATGTAAATCTCATCACGATCCGCGAAAACACAGAAGGAGAGTACAGTGGGCTTGAACATCAGGTAAGCTTTACAACAGTTGATGTTAAATACTATCAACCACGTTCTGATTAATATATCTTTCAGTATTATTGTGTAACAGGTTGTGAGAGGTGTAGTAGAAAGTCTCAAAATCATTACACGCCAAGCAAGTTTAAGGGTCGCTGAGTATGCTTTCCACTATgccaaagaacatggaagagagAGGGTATCTGCTATTCACAAGGCCAACATTATGCAGAAGACTGATGGTCTTTTCCTCAAGGTCTATCGTTATGTTCAAATTACCTATAGAtatctagcttattttatttGTGAATCCTAATAGTaaccttttattttgaaatttgttttAGTGCTGTCGCGAGGTTGCGGAGAAGTATCCTGATATAAAGTATGAGGAAGTTGTCATTGACAATTGCTGCATGATGGTATATTTGTGAACTTGGATTTAGGGTGCAACTGTATTTGGAAATTCATTTTGAGTATTGAAAATGGTCAAATGGAATTACTCTCattcatttttataatttacaGCTTGTGAAGAATCCTGCTCTTTTTGATGTGCTAGTGATGCCAAACCTTTATGGTGACATTATTAGTGACCTTTGTGCTGGCTTGGTTGGGGGTTTGGGCTTGACACCAAGGTAATTTTTGCACTTTGGTCAACAAAAGCTAGAAGTTACAATCTTATCATCTGACATCATTTCATACATGTTTCAGCTGCAACATTGGTGAGGGAGGTATTGCACTAGCTGAGGCTGTACATGGTTCAGCACCTGATATTGCCGGAAAGGTAAGCTGCAATGTTCTTTTTCAACCTTATATTATCTGTTATGGATCCGTTCACCTTATCATCAACTTATTACAGAATATGGGATTTGAATGCTTGTTTCATGAAAGTGCTCAATATCAGTTTGCCCTCTGTGATTTCATAAAACTAATTtgatcttctctttcttcttcaaaaAAAATTGTGAATAGTAATTGTAGTCAATTTACTTCTGTGGTAGTGGTCACAAACATGTTTTAACCTAGGAAACTTTGTGCTTGTGTAGAATTTGGCAAATCCAACTGCTTTACTGCTGAGTGGTGTTTCAATGTTGCGCCATTTGAATCTCCATGACAAAGCTGACCGAATTCAAAACGCCATCCTCAACACAATTGCAGAAGGGAAGTACCGAACTGCCGATCTTGGAGGCAAAGCAAAGACAACCGAGTTCACCAAGGCAATTATTGATCATCTCTAAATTATGCTCTTGAGTAGGCAAGGAATTGCTGCTAATTTGTTTTCTGCtaatttcctatttattttttccCGGCTTTTTTTTTCGAGGATTAGAATTACCTCATCATAATGGAAAAACTCATTTAAGGATGTGACCTTATAACCACAAGGCATGGGGCAAGCCTTTAATATTGGCTGCCTATGCAGTGTTTTGGACTTGAGAGGGTTGAGTCTCTTACACTTCTAAAACGTACCTTGTCGGATAACCATCCTTAGTCCATTTTAGTATTCTTTGTCAATAATATAGTTAAATAAATGAAGTACCATTAGtttgtttttatatttgttttgtcgTTTTCTCCCTATAATTACTCCCATTATTTTAATCGGTATTTGCACAACCACCAATATAATGGTGAGAAAGACTTCATACTAAAGGCTTTGTTTATTAGGAGTGAAGTAGTTGGGAAATAGAGGAGGAAAACGTTGCAAATTTTGATGTGtaattaagaaaggaaaaatttttctctatttctctctaaTCAAACAAAGACTAAGTGTCTAAGTCAATATCTTATAGTTTTTTGCAATATTTCTTATTATCTTTGttcttctaaaaaaaaaaaaaaatctaaatacccTAAAACTCCCACTTGGATCAAGGTAAGTTCTGGTCTCACATAAATGATGGATTTATGTTGCTGAAAATTTCGATATTTTTAATGTTGAAAAAGATTGTAATTGTAGTAATAACTTGTAATTTTTGTGACATTAATAAGGTAAACAAAGATACCATTTACACCATTTTTCTATTGTGTTTCATGGATTACCAATTTGTCACGGAAAGATATACGAATTTTCGATCATTCAACCTTGGTAAAATGCTAATTAGCTATAACTCAAATAACATAATCTTTTCTTTCTCACTTATAGGTTTTGGATTTGAGTTCCAACGATTGCAACCAATCAAAAAAATCTCTTAGTTGTTGCTGTAATGTGTTAGAAGGGTATTATTGagtgatttatataatataatatagtcAATTATGTATAATGGAAGTAGTTTTAGCCGTTGAGAGATACAAAGAGGTAGAGTGAAAGGGACAAAACAAAAGCTAAGTTAGCCGTGCATTGTTTTGGGAGGATTTTAAAATCTTGCATGTGGAGGAAGGGTATCATAGTTCATtggaattttaaattagaattattatgtccttaaaattaaaaaaattggatattttaatcctttaaattttaaaatatacaaaataatttttaatatttattttcattAGACAATACTTATATACGTGTCCGTTATTCACTTATACATtgtgaataaaattattttaaaaataaaatataaaataatcctaaaaaatttaaaacatttcaAAACAattcctaaaaaattttaaaatttcaaaatagttATCTGCATTCTGCAGgtggttttaacttttaatttaccATGAAACACTGCTCGAGgaagtgttaaaaaaattaaacggtgtgaacacaaatttttaaaaaacaaaaatatattcgtACAGTACTTAATACTGATATTATATCTATAGCTGCCATTCagcaaataaaatttttcttaagttttttatttgttttttattgtttcagCACTATACAACTATAAAACTAAGCAAACAACAGTGTTAGTGGCTTAGTGCACTGCGAATCGCAAACACTTTAGCTTCCTTAATCCTTGTGCTTGAGAAAACCCAGTGATCTGAATACAATACATCGATCTAGCTACAACAACTTCCCTCGACCCCTTTCATTCTTTTCTCATCATCTGCTGCACTTGATTTTTCAAGCATGGCTGCAAAACTTGAGGGTGGGGCTTATCTCTCTTCTTTTGTTGATGCTGTTTTGGAGAAGCTGTCTTCAATACTTGAAGATGATGACTTTGTCCTCGAAGGAAACGACTCTGCCCTGGAGTTACTTCAAAAGTTAGAGAAAAGTCTATATGATGTTGGACCTGTGCTTGATGATGCTGAGCTGAAGCAGTTTAGTgacaagaaagtgaagaagtggctcattgatcttcaagatgcTTTGTATAAGGCTGATGACTTGCTGGATGAACTCTCCACTAAAGCCGCCACTGCCACTCAAAGAGATCTAGGTAACTCTTCTCCCTGGTCTCACTATGTTGATTCATGTATTGAAGATAGTGCCATCAATGTCATCGAAAAAACAGTTGCCACACTAGAGTCTGTGGCAAGACGAAAAGGTTATCTTCGTCTTCTTCCGAAGGAGAGTGCCAAGATGGACATCTCGTCATGGAGAATTCCATCCACATCTCTTGTTGTAAGTTCTGACATATTTGGTCGGGACGAAGACAAGGAGAACATAATCAAATTGCTGTTAGATGATACCTGCGATGTTGAGTCACTTTTGACTGTGATCCCCATCGTGGGTATGGGCGGAATAGGCAAAACTACTTTGGCTCAACTGGTTTACAATGATGCCAAAGTCGTGGGAAAATTTGACACTAGAGCATGGGTGTGTGTTGCTGAAAATCCTGACCCTGTTAATGTTACAAAGACAATAATAGGGGCAATAGATTCTTGTCCGGGTAACATGGATAAGTTTGATTCACTTCGGAATAATTTGAAGGAAACGGATAATTTTGATTCACTTCAGACTAATTTGAAAGAAAAGTTGACAGGAAAGACATTCTTAGTTGTCTTAGATGATGTCTGGCATGATCGACGAGACATGTGGGAggattttttaaaaccttttcgtTTTGGGGATAATGGAAGTAAGATTCTTCTAACAACCCGTAATGAAAATGTTGCTTCTGTGTTCACGGCTAGTAATTTACATTATCGACTAAGTTTATTGTTGATTGAAGATTGTTGGTCGATGTTTTTGAAGCATTCATCTATTTCTACTAATTCTAAACAATATGCAACTCTAGAACAAATTGGTagaaaaattgttgaaaaatgtAAGGGGTTACCTTTGGCTGTGAAGACACTTGGGGTTTATTGCGTAATAAGTTAAATAAAGGAGATTGGGAAAATATACTTGAAAGTGAAATGTGGGAACTCTCGGAAGATGACAGTAAGATTATTCCTGCATTAAGAGTTAGTTATCACTATCTTCCTTCCTATTTGAAGCGGTGTTTTGTTTATTGCTCATTATATCCTGAGGATTATGAATTTGACAAAGACGAATTAATTTTGCTATGGATTGCTGAAGATCTTTTACAACCAAAGGAAAACAGCACATTAGAAAAAATTGGTTGTGCATATTTTGATGAGTTAGTTGCAAGATCATTCTTTCAACCTTCTAGTACTAGTGGAAAGTTATttgtgatgcatgatctcatgcatGATCTAGCAAAGTTTTTTGCTGgaaaattctatttcaatctcaaagAATTTGGCAATCGGCATATGATAGATAGCAAAATTCGACATTTGTCATATACCACAACATATGAGGATAACTTCAAGTTATTTCAAGAGGACTTTAATGGAACAACACACATGagaacatttttaaattttcctttgttTCGCTTTCAAGCATCAATTACTATGGAAAGCGAGTTTTGGCTCTTAGGACAACAATTGGAGTGTTTAAGAGTTTTGTCATTTAAATACATTTTTCTAAAATCATTACCTGATTCAGTAGGTGAATTGATTTATTTGCGTTATTTGAATTTATCTTTCACACTTATTGAGACATTGTCTGAGTCAATATGTAAATTATGCAATCTCCAAACTTTGAAGTTGAGAAAATGTTTAAGGCTAAAGATGCTTCCGAGCTGCATGCAAGATCTTGTGAACCTTTGCCACCTTGATATTCGAGGGGCTTCTCGTCTGAAAGAGATGCCGAAGGGAATGAGCAAGTTAAAGCATCTAAACTTCTTAAGTGATTATATCGTCAGCGAGCAAGAAGAGAATGGGATGCGAGAATTAGGAACATTGGACAATCTTCATGGCTCATTTTGCATTTCCAAATTGGAGAATGTCAAGAATAGTGGTGAAGCTTTGAAGGCAAAGATGGGTAACAAAAAGCACATCAACACTTTAAAACTGAAATGGGTTCCAGATGGTGACATTGATGATATTGGAATCGAAAGAGATATACTTGACAAGTTGCAACCTCATGAAAACTTGAATAAGTTATCAATTAAGGGTTATCCGGGTGAAAGCTTCCCCGATTGGTTAGGCTTTTCTTGCTACTCCAATATGACCAAATTGAGTTTGGGttgttgtatgaattgttgtgAGCTTCCTTCACTGGGACAGTTACCCTCTTTACAGCATTTGGAGTTTTCTGATCTTGATCGGTTGGACAAGATTGGTTTGGAGttttacaacaaaaataatgGATCATTTCAGCAGGAGACACCCTTCAAATCTCTCGAAACTCTGAAGATTGAGTATATGTATTGTTGGCGGGAGTGGCATTTTCCTGATGAGTTTGATGGTTTTCCTCAGCTTAGAATCCTTTCAATAAGAAACTGTCCTGTGTTAAGTGGAGATCTGCCTGCTCACCTTCCGGCTCTGGAGGAATTTACAATTGATAGATGTTCAGAGCTTGCATGTTCGCTGCCGAGAGCTCCCAAGCTTCAGCAATTATATCTACAGAGTTCTCCGGTTTTTACGAATAATGGTGAACCGCAGAAGGTAGTAATTTCAGAAACCCAGCTGGCGCAGTCGGTATTGGAGTACCTGCCCCACATCCAACCCCCAAGTGTCCAATGTCTGGAAATCAAGGACTGTCGGTCAGCGATATCAATTTCAGCAGATTATTTGCCCTCTTCATTACAATATCTGAGAATATCTGACTGTTCAAAATTAACATTCTTAGATCAACTGCAACACAAGTCTCTAAGGGAGATATATGTAGAGGGTTGTGATTCACTGAAGTTGCTTCCATTGGGGGACTTTCCAAATCTCAAGAAACTCGTGATCAGTAAATGCCAAAGCATGGAATGTGTTGTGGTGCCACAGGCTATTCCAAGTCTCCAATATTTAAGCATCTCAGAGTGTCCCAGTTTAGTATCCTTGCCGGCGCTAACGTTGACTGTTCCCCAGCTAGAGGAGCTGCATATATGTGATTGCCCAGAAGTCGATTGCTTTGCTGAGGAGTTCCTCCCACCAAGTTTGAAAAAACTTGAAGTCACTAAGTGCCAAAAACTAGCAAGTTGGATAACATCAAAGGGTTTGCAGAGTGAAGGCCTTACCCATCTTTGGCTTGGTCCATGCTTTGATGTAAAATCATTCCCAAGAGATGGTTGCCTTCCTGCTTCTCTTCAGGCTCTAATATTGTCGAACTTTCCAAATCTGGAGACGCTTGACTGCAAGGGGCTTCACCATCTTACCTCCCTCAAAAGTTTAGCAATTACAGACTGTGAAAAGCTTGAGAATATCACAGAACAACATTTGCTTGCCTCCATAGAACATATCTACATAGGGGAAGAATGTCCTTTGAGGTGGAAGCTAGAAGAGATGGAAGACCCACGGATTTAATTCGTTACAGGTAAGTGATTTTCCTCTGATCTTCCCTAAACTCGGTGCTCTCTAATTACAATGCTAATTCTTTGGACCAACCATTTTCATTTCCTTGTTAATACACCAACATGATGTTCGTTGAATagattattttgctttatttgtgAAAGTCATTCCAATTAGCAAGAAAAAAGGCTTACTTTTCTTATGCCAAtgaattttgtaattttaaaaattttcttttataattctGTCTTCTTGAACACTTAAGAGATAAGTCGTAGATTTTGAAAGTGTTTTAacctatttataatatttatgaaagtatatttttaatttatctgcCTGCTCACCTTCCAGCTTCAATATCTTGCTATATATGGTTCTTATTATATCTACTTGTTAGTATATTCTTAAGGAATTGAATAGTTTCTTTGAATTAGTTGTAACTCTTAATTCTTACCATCGCAACGATTAGATATTCAAAGCAGCTTATGTGCCCATACAGTGGGAAGAGCACTATGTAGGGACTGAAATTGACCCTAGAACACAGAGCTTTCTGACATGGGAAAGTTTGGAATCAGTTCGATCAATCTGGGTTGGCTTAAAAGGGCCAATGGCCAACGCCATTGGTAAAGGGCATCATTCATGGTATGCAAATTTTGTCCCTGCTATAGCCTTCTTAGCTGCAAAAACACAGAAGGAGAGTATAGTGGGCCTGAATATCAGGTAAGCTTTACAACAGTTGATGTTACATACTATCAAAGAAGTTCTGATATTATATCTTTCAGTATTATTGTGTAACAGGTTGTGAGAAGTGTGGTAGAAAGTCTCAAACGCCAAGGAAGTTGTCATTGACAATTGCTGCATGATGATATATTTGTGAACTTGGATTTAGGGTGCAACTGTATTTGGAAATTCATTTTGAGTATTGAAAATGGAATTACTCTCGTTCATTTTTATAATCTACAGCTTGTGAAAAATCCTGCTCTTTTTGCTGTCTAGTGATGTCAAACCTTTATGGTAACATTATTAGTGACCTTTGTGCTGGCTTGACTTGAAATATACGAATGGAGTGAGACAAGGATTGTGTTTTGGATTAATTCCCTTGAAAGAATCATCTCTCAgcgtcaatatatatatatacataggtaCAGAAATAAAATCCCTTAATACTAGGAGATATGATAGAATCAGATCCCTTAATACTAGGAGATAGAATCAGATCCCTTAATACTAGGAGATCCAACAGAATCAGATATCTAAAGATGGAAACTATATCAAAATAGATCTAATCTGATATTCAACACTCCCCCTCAAGCTGGAGCATATAAATCATATGCACCAAGCTTGTTACATATGTATTGTATCCGAGGACCCCAGAGAGCTTTGGTGAAAATATCTGCAAGTTGATCGTTGGAGTTGACAAAGGCTGTTACTATTTCCCCACTTTGCAACTTTTCCCTTATGAAATGGCAATCAATCTCTATGTGCTTGGTCCGTTCATGAAACACAGGGTTGGAAGCAATATGTAAGGCAGCTTGATTATCGCACACCAGTTCCATCTTACTCGGCTCACAAAACTTAAGTTCCTTAACTAGTTGCTTCAACCATATAAGTTCACATGTGGCAAGTGCCATAGCTCTATATTCAGCTTCCGCACTAGATCTTGCTACAACATTTTGCTTCTTACTCTTCCAAGATATCAAGTTTCCACCAATAAAAACACAATAACCAGATGTAGAACGTCTATCAGATGGAGATCCTGCCCAATCTGCATTAGTATACCCAACAATCTGGTTATGTCCTTTATCTTTATACAACAAACCTTTTCCTGGAGCACCTTTGATATATCTAAGGACTCTAACAGCTGCGTCCCAATGACTATCGCATGGGGAGTCAAGAAACTGACTTAGGATACTTGTGGCAAATGAAATATCTGGCCGAGTGACTGTCAAATAATTCAATCGGCCAATTAATCTGCGATATCTACCAGGATCTGCAAGAGGTTCTCCTTGATTTGGACTAAGTTTTGTATTGGGATCCATTGGTGTATCTACAGGTCTAGAATCCAACATTCCAGTTTCTTCAAGAATATCCAGAGCATATTTTCTCTGAGATACAGATCCCAGCACTAGATTGTGCCACTTCAATTCCTAGGAAATATTTTAACTTCCCCATATCCTTAGTCTGAAAGTGATCAAACAAGTGCTGTTTTAACTGAGTGATTCCCTCATGATCATCTCCAGTAATGACAATATCATCCATATAAACAACCAGATATATGGAGGTCATGGAGGAAGAATGACGGAAGAAAACTGAATGATCTGCTTCACTTTGAATCATGCCAAATTTAGAAATAACAGCACTAAAACGACCAAATCAAGCTCGAGGGGATTGTTTCAAGCCATATAAAGATCGGCGTAAATGACATACTAAGCCGGAAGACTCCCCCCGAGCAACAAACCCGGGAGGTTGCTCCATGTATCCTTCCTCCTCGAGATCACCATGTAAGAAAGTATTTTTAATATCAAGTTGATGAAGAGGCCAATGGCGAATGGCAGCCatagaaagaaaaagacgaaCAGAGGCCATCTTCGCAACAGGAGAGAAGGTATCACCATAGTCCAAACCAAATATTTGAGTGTAGCCCTTAGCCACAAGGCGGGCTTTTAATCGATCAATGGTTCCGTCTGAGCCGACCTTAATAGTATAGATCCAACGACAACCCACAGTAGATTTGCCCGGTGGCAATGGAACAAGATCCCAAGTACCAGTAGAATGTAAGGCAGACATCTCCTCAATCATAGCCTGACGCCACCCTGGATGTGAAAGAGCTTCTGCTGTTGTTTTGGGTATAGAAACAGAAGACAAAGAGGAGGTAAAAGCATAGTGCGAAGATGATAAACGATGGTAACtgagaaaattataaataggatTAGGATTACGGGTGGAACGAGTACCTTGTCTGAGAGCAATAGGAGGACTACTGCTAACTCCCGAAGAAGGATCCAAGGACGGTTCAGCCACGGGTTCAAGAGATGAGTTATCTTGGACTGTAGGCCGTGGGCGGCGATGATAAACTTGGAGAGGCTTTGTGGGAATAGGAGGCCCATCTAAGTAAGGAACAGGAAGCACCTCCATAATGGAAGGTGAAGTGATGTCGGGTGCAGAGAAAAAAGGGGTATTCTCAAGAAAAGTGACATCGGCAGACACGAAGAAACGATTAAGAGCTGGAGAATAACAACGATAACCCTTTTGAAATCGAGTGTACCCTAAGAAAACACATTTGATAGAGCGAGCAGTTAACTTGTCTTTGCCTGGGGTAAGATCATGGATGAAAC
This window harbors:
- the LOC112777741 gene encoding putative disease resistance RPP13-like protein 1 isoform X3 — translated: MAAKLEGGAYLSSFVDAVLEKLSSILEDDDFVLEGNDSALELLQKLEKSLYDVGPVLDDAELKQFSDKKVKKWLIDLQDALYKADDLLDELSTKAATATQRDLGNSSPWSHYVDSCIEDSAINVIEKTVATLESVARRKGYLRLLPKESAKMDISSWRIPSTSLVVSSDIFGRDEDKENIIKLLLDDTCDVESLLTVIPIVGMGGIGKTTLAQLVYNDAKVVGKFDTRAWVCVAENPDPVNVTKTIIGAIDSCPGNMDKFDSLRNNLKETDNFDSLQTNLKEKLTGKTFLVVLDDVWHDRRDMWEDFLKPFRFGDNGSKILLTTRNENVASVFTASNLHYRLSLLLIEDCWSMFLKHSSISTNSKQYATLEQIGRKIVEKCKGLPLAVKTLGVYCVIS
- the LOC112777741 gene encoding uncharacterized protein isoform X2, producing MLPSCMQDLVNLCHLDIRGASRLKEMPKGMSKLKHLNFLSDYIVSEQEENGMRELGTLDNLHGSFCISKLENVKNSGEALKAKMGNKKHINTLKLKWVPDGDIDDIGIERDILDKLQPHENLNKLSIKGYPGESFPDWLGFSCYSNMTKLSLGCCMNCCELPSLGQLPSLQHLEFSDLDRLDKIGLEFYNKNNGSFQQETPFKSLETLKIEYMYCWREWHFPDEFDGFPQLRILSIRNCPVLSGDLPAHLPALEEFTIDRCSELACSLPRAPKLQQLYLQSSPVFTNNGEPQKVVISETQLAQSVLEYLPHIQPPSVQCLEIKDCRSAISISADYLPSSLQYLRISDCSKLTFLDQLQHKSLREIYVEGCDSLKLLPLGDFPNLKKLVISKCQSMECVVVPQAIPSLQYLSISECPSLVSLPALTLTVPQLEELHICDCPEVDCFAEEFLPPSLKKLEVTKCQKLASWITSKGLQSEGLTHLWLGPCFDVKSFPRDGCLPASLQALILSNFPNLETLDCKGLHHLTSLKSLAITDCEKLENITEQHLLASIEHIYIGEECPLRWKLEEMEDPRI
- the LOC112777741 gene encoding putative disease resistance protein At3g14460 isoform X1 — protein: MWELSEDDSKIIPALRVSYHYLPSYLKRCFVYCSLYPEDYEFDKDELILLWIAEDLLQPKENSTLEKIGCAYFDELVARSFFQPSSTSGKLFVMHDLMHDLAKFFAGKFYFNLKEFGNRHMIDSKIRHLSYTTTYEDNFKLFQEDFNGTTHMRTFLNFPLFRFQASITMESEFWLLGQQLECLRVLSFKYIFLKSLPDSVGELIYLRYLNLSFTLIETLSESICKLCNLQTLKLRKCLRLKMLPSCMQDLVNLCHLDIRGASRLKEMPKGMSKLKHLNFLSDYIVSEQEENGMRELGTLDNLHGSFCISKLENVKNSGEALKAKMGNKKHINTLKLKWVPDGDIDDIGIERDILDKLQPHENLNKLSIKGYPGESFPDWLGFSCYSNMTKLSLGCCMNCCELPSLGQLPSLQHLEFSDLDRLDKIGLEFYNKNNGSFQQETPFKSLETLKIEYMYCWREWHFPDEFDGFPQLRILSIRNCPVLSGDLPAHLPALEEFTIDRCSELACSLPRAPKLQQLYLQSSPVFTNNGEPQKVVISETQLAQSVLEYLPHIQPPSVQCLEIKDCRSAISISADYLPSSLQYLRISDCSKLTFLDQLQHKSLREIYVEGCDSLKLLPLGDFPNLKKLVISKCQSMECVVVPQAIPSLQYLSISECPSLVSLPALTLTVPQLEELHICDCPEVDCFAEEFLPPSLKKLEVTKCQKLASWITSKGLQSEGLTHLWLGPCFDVKSFPRDGCLPASLQALILSNFPNLETLDCKGLHHLTSLKSLAITDCEKLENITEQHLLASIEHIYIGEECPLRWKLEEMEDPRI